Proteins found in one Mucilaginibacter inviolabilis genomic segment:
- a CDS encoding plasmid transfer protein has product MKKKIALLILLLCLCITVVSAQATTNTDNTKTLQFLQGDGVYEAGVMVFLKGLKDSVWTHFDLFITDAKALAAIFMIIFFAIKSYEMMVGDKQLEIMPLLRPFGLAMIILWWGAFVKMIAFPTDLVANQTEQMFDSEQATVDNLRLNRSNLMLAVANSLYTYQAQTEVAEKESDTWYGQAWDAVTSTVKQGISTVVAPLLELKNRLTVGLQLLFTQLLELLGIWILRLAVYIIFMIQIIYSTILIILGPFAVAVSILPAFRDSFSTWIARFISVNLYSGIAYLIMYLCGLMQEYALTSEITKYKELVGENGLSANLEKMAWFAGNGILSFGTVIIVFLIGAICMFTVPSISTWIISTSGISSATSTFGRSAGTVVSMARKASGSFF; this is encoded by the coding sequence ATGAAAAAGAAAATAGCTTTATTGATACTGCTGCTATGCCTATGTATAACAGTTGTGTCCGCCCAGGCCACGACGAATACCGATAATACCAAAACGCTGCAGTTTTTGCAGGGTGACGGCGTTTACGAAGCCGGCGTCATGGTTTTTCTAAAAGGCCTCAAAGATTCCGTTTGGACACATTTCGATCTGTTCATTACAGACGCCAAGGCGCTTGCCGCTATATTTATGATCATATTTTTTGCGATCAAGTCCTACGAGATGATGGTCGGTGATAAGCAATTGGAGATCATGCCGCTGTTGCGGCCCTTTGGGCTGGCCATGATCATTTTATGGTGGGGCGCGTTCGTAAAAATGATCGCATTTCCAACCGACCTGGTGGCCAACCAGACCGAACAGATGTTTGACAGCGAGCAAGCAACCGTGGATAACCTGCGTCTCAACCGCTCCAACCTGATGCTTGCCGTGGCCAACTCCCTCTATACCTACCAGGCTCAAACCGAGGTCGCCGAAAAGGAAAGCGATACCTGGTACGGACAGGCCTGGGATGCGGTGACCAGCACGGTCAAGCAGGGCATTTCAACTGTAGTAGCACCCTTGCTGGAGCTGAAGAACCGGCTGACGGTCGGCCTGCAATTGCTGTTTACCCAATTGCTGGAACTATTAGGGATATGGATACTGCGCCTGGCAGTTTACATTATCTTTATGATCCAGATCATCTATTCGACCATATTGATCATACTCGGGCCATTTGCGGTCGCCGTCAGTATCCTGCCGGCATTCCGCGATAGCTTCAGCACCTGGATCGCCCGCTTTATCTCCGTAAACCTGTATAGCGGCATCGCTTACCTGATCATGTACCTGTGCGGTCTGATGCAGGAATATGCGCTAACCTCCGAGATCACCAAATACAAAGAATTGGTCGGCGAGAACGGCCTGAGTGCAAACCTGGAAAAAATGGCCTGGTTCGCCGGAAATGGTATCCTGTCCTTTGGTACCGTCATTATTGTATTCCTGATCGGCGCTATTTGTATGTTCACGGTGCCCAGCATCTCGACCTGGATCATCTCGACTTCCGGTATCAGTTCAGCGACCTCGACCTTTGGCCGCAGCGCGGGAACTGTAGTAAGTATGGCCAGGAAGGCATCCGGAAGCTTCTTTTAA